Proteins encoded together in one Anaerotignum propionicum DSM 1682 window:
- a CDS encoding RidA family protein, which yields MKNHVVTRLSPSGVSKEVGHYTHITKIKPNATFYTFSGQIGADLGGDIPNDFNQQVENTFINISNLLKSVDLEPDNVIKVNIWSIVEIDWEYFDKIYCDFFGEISPSMTIAYVNALGLDSIKIEIEIWAAG from the coding sequence ATGAAAAATCATGTAGTTACCAGATTGTCTCCATCAGGAGTGAGTAAAGAGGTGGGGCATTATACCCATATCACAAAAATAAAGCCTAATGCAACTTTTTATACGTTTTCAGGCCAAATTGGAGCAGATTTAGGTGGAGATATTCCTAATGATTTTAATCAGCAAGTAGAGAATACATTTATAAATATATCAAATTTATTGAAAAGTGTGGATTTGGAACCAGATAATGTGATTAAGGTAAATATATGGTCCATAGTAGAAATCGACTGGGAGTATTTCGATAAGATTTATTGTGATTTTTTTGGAGAAATTTCTCCTTCAATGACAATTGCCTATGTGAACGCCTTAGGTTTGGATTCAATAAAAATAGAAATAGAAATATGGGCGGCAGGATAA
- a CDS encoding WG repeat-containing protein has protein sequence MKRKSVIQFLIVSLLLHSGCSLLSEKNIYASKIAKYETNFNTNYKTLHGFSENLIPIEDKNGIGFINTKGNIIASPSWESVMPFKNERAIVSKNRKYGLINTEGKIIVSPQYTFMEDCENGLFVVAKDKEFGLIDTDGKMVLNLNYQWISTFNDDMAMVKKTGKYGFIDKTGKLTIPIEWDCLGVFENGLAPAVNINKNICGFIDKNGIVVTKVEDYYFDDQAKKNKITYSQLFMPSEGVAIYKTVEGDNGYVGIDGKIISPPQKKTLSSFKNGIGVIQKSNGTSTMINKRGKVIANIDGYILNSFSCNMGFAEKNKKYVAVNTEGKLVTGYVFTDFKDCTENLAAVKTEKGKWGFINSEGKLVIADKWDYVTQFNNGTAIAESSTAGITKYAIIDKDGKLVGNKTWDFVGKYEYGENANKFILVSENKKFGLLDHAGNILIPPQWDGISGGYDYGKFLLQEKDTYYAISIAN, from the coding sequence ATGAAGAGAAAGAGTGTAATTCAGTTTTTAATTGTAAGCCTGCTATTACATAGTGGATGCAGTTTATTGAGTGAAAAAAATATATACGCCAGCAAAATTGCTAAATATGAGACAAATTTCAATACAAATTACAAAACTTTACATGGCTTTTCAGAAAATTTAATACCTATTGAAGATAAAAATGGAATTGGATTTATTAACACAAAAGGGAATATAATTGCTTCTCCATCTTGGGAAAGTGTGATGCCTTTCAAAAACGAACGTGCTATTGTATCTAAAAACAGAAAATATGGCCTTATAAATACTGAGGGGAAAATAATTGTTAGTCCTCAGTATACTTTTATGGAAGATTGCGAGAATGGATTGTTTGTCGTTGCCAAGGATAAAGAATTTGGATTAATAGATACAGACGGGAAAATGGTATTAAATTTAAATTACCAGTGGATATCAACTTTTAATGATGATATGGCTATGGTAAAAAAAACCGGAAAATATGGATTTATAGATAAAACCGGAAAACTTACTATACCTATAGAATGGGATTGTCTTGGAGTTTTTGAAAATGGACTTGCTCCGGCTGTTAATATAAATAAAAATATATGTGGATTTATAGATAAAAATGGAATTGTGGTTACAAAAGTTGAAGATTATTATTTTGATGACCAAGCCAAGAAAAATAAAATAACATATTCACAGTTATTTATGCCATCAGAAGGTGTAGCTATTTATAAAACTGTGGAGGGTGATAACGGATATGTTGGAATTGATGGAAAGATTATTTCACCTCCCCAAAAAAAGACTTTATCTTCTTTTAAAAACGGAATTGGGGTAATTCAAAAAAGTAATGGCACATCAACTATGATTAATAAACGCGGAAAAGTAATTGCTAATATTGATGGCTATATCCTAAATAGTTTTAGTTGCAATATGGGCTTTGCAGAAAAAAATAAAAAATATGTCGCGGTTAATACAGAAGGTAAATTAGTAACCGGTTATGTTTTCACCGATTTTAAAGATTGCACAGAAAATTTGGCTGCAGTAAAAACCGAAAAAGGGAAATGGGGTTTTATTAATTCAGAAGGTAAATTGGTAATTGCTGATAAATGGGATTATGTTACACAATTTAATAACGGAACCGCCATAGCAGAATCAAGTACAGCGGGAATAACAAAATATGCTATTATTGATAAGGATGGAAAGCTTGTTGGAAATAAAACTTGGGACTTTGTAGGAAAATATGAATACGGTGAAAATGCAAATAAGTTCATCCTGGTTAGTGAAAATAAAAAATTTGGGTTGCTTGATCATGCGGGAAACATTTTAATTCCCCCTCAATGGGATGGTATATCCGGTGGATATGATTACGGAAAATTTCTATTACAAGAAAAAGATACATATTATGCAATATCAATAGCTAACTAA
- the glmM gene encoding phosphoglucosamine mutase yields MGRLFGTDGVRGVANTELTGEMAYQLGRAGAYVLTKEKKHAPRILVAMDTRISGDMLESALVAGICSVGAHAVIAGVIPTPAVAYLVRHYRLDAGVMISASHNPVEYNGIKFFSDQGYKLSDELEDEIEDIVLSRMEVLPCPTGNGIGTRGYAEEALDDYIAFLRNSTTERFQGIKVALDCANGAAYKAAPITMLELGAQLCIIHNEPDGTNINDKCGSTHMEDLVALVKENGADIGFAFDGDADRCLAVDENGQVIDGDKILAICGCDMKARGELKKDTIVGTVMSNLGLTMMGRENEISVLQTNVGDRYVLESMLAEGYNLGGEQSGHIIFLDYNSTGDGVLTAIQLLSVMNRSGKKASELGKTMEVMPQVLVNARVNNARKNEYMEVPEIKAAIEALQEKFSSDGRVLIRTSGTEPLVRVMIEGKDKEAMEKEAMKLAAFIEEKLQ; encoded by the coding sequence ATGGGTAGATTATTTGGTACTGATGGGGTTAGAGGCGTTGCCAATACGGAATTGACTGGAGAGATGGCGTATCAGCTTGGCCGGGCTGGGGCATATGTTTTAACGAAGGAAAAGAAGCATGCACCCCGTATTTTGGTGGCAATGGATACACGAATCAGTGGTGATATGCTGGAGTCTGCTTTGGTTGCAGGTATTTGCTCCGTTGGTGCCCATGCAGTGATTGCGGGGGTAATTCCCACACCTGCTGTGGCATATTTGGTGCGTCACTATCGTTTGGACGCAGGGGTGATGATTTCTGCATCCCATAACCCGGTTGAATATAATGGCATTAAGTTTTTTAGTGATCAAGGCTATAAACTGAGTGACGAATTGGAAGATGAAATAGAGGATATCGTTTTAAGTCGTATGGAGGTTTTGCCTTGCCCCACAGGAAATGGGATTGGAACCAGAGGTTATGCGGAAGAAGCATTGGATGATTACATTGCATTCCTTAGAAACAGTACAACGGAGCGTTTTCAAGGGATAAAGGTGGCATTAGATTGTGCCAATGGAGCTGCTTATAAAGCGGCACCGATTACGATGCTTGAGTTGGGAGCCCAACTTTGCATCATACATAATGAGCCTGATGGAACCAATATTAATGATAAGTGCGGTTCAACCCATATGGAGGATTTAGTGGCATTGGTAAAGGAAAATGGCGCTGATATAGGCTTTGCCTTTGATGGAGATGCAGATCGTTGCTTGGCGGTGGATGAAAATGGCCAAGTGATTGACGGAGATAAGATTCTGGCAATTTGCGGGTGTGATATGAAGGCAAGGGGAGAATTGAAAAAAGACACTATTGTTGGTACGGTCATGTCTAACCTAGGGCTAACAATGATGGGGCGTGAAAATGAAATTTCTGTTTTGCAAACTAATGTTGGCGACAGGTATGTTCTGGAAAGTATGCTGGCAGAAGGCTATAACTTAGGGGGAGAGCAATCCGGTCATATTATTTTTCTGGATTACAACTCAACAGGGGATGGTGTTTTGACTGCAATTCAGCTTTTATCTGTCATGAATCGCAGTGGGAAAAAGGCCTCTGAATTGGGAAAAACCATGGAAGTTATGCCTCAGGTTTTAGTAAATGCGCGGGTGAACAATGCACGGAAGAATGAATATATGGAGGTTCCTGAAATAAAAGCTGCGATTGAGGCTTTGCAGGAAAAATTTTCTTCTGACGGAAGAGTGCTGATTCGCACTTCCGGTACGGAGCCTTTGGTACGAGTAATGATTGAAGGCAAGGACAAAGAAGCAATGGAAAAGGAAGCCATGAAGTTAGCGGCTTTCATTGAGGAAAAACTTCAATAA
- a CDS encoding CdaR family protein has product MKKFQETLMKDLGWKLLSIGIATIMWFMVININQPVDTRTYSKYITLDNMEVLTDRGLTARNAEDIAATKVNIKIKAQRTSLDRLNQSNDWLQVSVDFSGLKNAMAGDTVSLPVKVEMLGGYSGYTIVSKAPANIQVSIERLASKELPIEITLNGELPKNALYSAPVLSANTVWVKGPASSVERVIAVRGMINAQDVQGDVQLNAKLVPYDSHGTQVKGVKLGTSEVTVIYGALGLKSIPIKVNISGTPADGFEFGETTCTPQTIEVVANPEILKDFIYLQLPDIDISGSGATLRKSFAVADYLPEGIAIKDGSSPTIQVNVQVLAANSREIVVRSNQLTVLKGVSGMSYEISGSAKVVITGEETLINNIDESTLTGTVDVSGLSVGHHKVPITLNLADGITAGYAYIDVAISQEADASDSES; this is encoded by the coding sequence ATGAAAAAATTTCAAGAAACACTGATGAAAGACTTGGGATGGAAGCTGCTTTCCATAGGCATTGCCACAATCATGTGGTTCATGGTAATTAATATCAATCAGCCTGTTGACACAAGAACCTATTCCAAGTATATTACATTAGACAATATGGAGGTCTTAACAGACCGTGGCCTGACGGCAAGAAATGCGGAGGATATCGCTGCAACAAAGGTGAATATTAAAATCAAGGCACAGCGTACCTCCTTGGATCGTTTAAACCAGTCTAACGATTGGCTGCAAGTTTCTGTGGATTTTTCTGGGCTGAAAAATGCTATGGCGGGAGACACGGTTTCCTTGCCTGTGAAGGTAGAAATGCTTGGGGGATACAGTGGCTATACCATTGTGAGTAAGGCCCCTGCAAATATTCAGGTGAGTATCGAAAGATTGGCAAGTAAGGAGCTTCCTATTGAAATCACTCTAAATGGCGAGCTTCCCAAGAATGCTTTGTATTCTGCCCCTGTATTGAGTGCAAATACTGTTTGGGTGAAAGGGCCTGCGTCGTCAGTGGAGCGGGTTATTGCGGTACGAGGAATGATTAACGCGCAGGATGTTCAAGGGGATGTGCAGCTTAACGCCAAGCTGGTTCCTTATGATTCCCATGGGACGCAAGTGAAGGGTGTAAAGCTAGGCACATCTGAAGTTACGGTGATTTACGGTGCACTGGGTTTAAAATCCATTCCTATTAAGGTGAATATTTCAGGTACCCCTGCTGATGGCTTTGAATTTGGGGAAACAACTTGTACACCTCAAACCATAGAAGTTGTTGCAAACCCTGAAATTTTGAAAGATTTTATCTATCTTCAATTACCGGATATTGATATTTCAGGAAGCGGTGCTACCCTTCGAAAGAGCTTCGCTGTGGCGGATTATCTTCCTGAGGGGATAGCCATTAAAGATGGCAGCAGCCCAACCATACAGGTAAATGTGCAAGTATTGGCTGCAAACAGCCGTGAGATTGTGGTTCGTTCAAACCAGCTGACTGTGCTAAAAGGTGTAAGCGGAATGAGTTATGAAATCAGCGGCAGTGCCAAAGTTGTGATAACAGGTGAGGAAACATTGATTAATAATATAGATGAGAGTACTCTTACGGGTACTGTGGATGTAAGCGGACTTTCTGTGGGGCATCACAAGGTGCCGATTACCTTGAATTTAGCAGACGGCATTACCGCTGGGTATGCATATATTGATGTTGCCATTTCCCAAGAAGCGGACGCATCCGATAGTGAATCATGA
- the cdaA gene encoding diadenylate cyclase CdaA, translated as MEALKGLFDNLGVTGFVRPSIGFSDILDILIVAYIIYKIIFWIKETRAWVLFKGILVILALAAIAAILQLHTIIWILSNTISVGIIAVIVVFQPELRKALEQLGKGRFFSYFIRTDEEDSQKASTRTVDEIIKAADKMGAVRTGALILIEQEVPLGDLERTGIPIDALISSQLLINIFEHNTPLHDGAVIIRRNRVAAATCFLPLTDSNEISMELGTRHRAAIGASEVSDAYVIVVSEETGSISVARGGVLYRDLTADQLRTMLSQTKKVGKKKLSFWKGRQDK; from the coding sequence ATGGAGGCATTAAAAGGTTTATTTGACAATTTGGGGGTAACAGGCTTTGTTCGGCCATCCATTGGATTTTCAGATATTTTAGATATTCTGATTGTTGCCTATATTATTTATAAAATTATATTTTGGATTAAAGAAACAAGGGCATGGGTGCTGTTTAAGGGTATATTGGTCATTCTTGCCTTGGCAGCCATCGCTGCCATTTTGCAGCTGCACACAATTATTTGGATATTGTCAAACACCATTTCTGTTGGTATCATTGCAGTGATTGTTGTGTTTCAGCCAGAGCTTAGAAAAGCTTTGGAACAGCTGGGAAAGGGGCGGTTTTTTTCGTATTTCATTCGTACTGATGAGGAAGACAGTCAGAAGGCTTCCACAAGAACAGTGGACGAAATCATCAAGGCCGCAGACAAAATGGGGGCGGTAAGGACCGGTGCCTTAATTTTGATTGAGCAGGAGGTGCCCTTGGGGGATTTGGAGAGAACTGGGATTCCCATTGATGCATTAATATCCAGTCAGTTATTAATCAATATTTTTGAGCATAACACGCCGTTGCATGACGGTGCCGTAATTATACGCAGAAATCGGGTTGCGGCAGCCACCTGCTTTTTGCCTTTAACCGACAGCAATGAAATCAGCATGGAATTGGGCACGAGACATCGGGCGGCCATTGGTGCCAGTGAGGTTTCAGACGCTTATGTTATTGTTGTATCTGAGGAAACAGGGTCTATTTCCGTGGCCAGAGGTGGTGTTCTTTACCGAGATTTAACTGCTGATCAATTGAGAACAATGCTTTCACAAACCAAGAAAGTTGGCAAGAAGAAACTCTCTTTTTGGAAAGGAAGGCAGGATAAATGA
- the lysS gene encoding lysine--tRNA ligase, which produces MTQQELSEQILIRREKLAQLQAEGKDPFAIVKFDVTHHSDEIRDAFDELENKDVAIAGRLMSKRIMGKASFCNIQDRNGNMQSYVSRNDIGDEEYAAFKKFDIGDIVGIKGFVFRTKTGEISVHAKEVTLLSKSLQVLPEKFHGLKDQEMRYRQRYMDLIVNPEVRDTFIKRSKIISEIRRFLDGKGFLEVETPVLQTIAGGASARPFITHHNTLDIDMYCRIALELPLKRLIVGGFERVYEIGRVFRNEGISVRHNPEFTLMELYQAYTDYNGMMDITEEMFRTVAQNVLGGTKVQYGGHELDLGQPFARKTMVSLVKEYTGVDFDAIKDTEEAKALAKERHIAFEDRHVKGDILLLFFEEFVEKNLVQPTFVIDYPVEVSPLTKRKPENPDYTDRFELFIVGREYANAYSELNDPIDQRGRFEYQEMLREAGDDEANMIDEDFLTALEYGMPPTGGLGVGIDRFVMLLTEAVSIRDVILFPTMRPLDK; this is translated from the coding sequence TTGACCCAGCAGGAGCTGAGTGAGCAGATTCTCATCCGACGTGAAAAACTGGCACAATTACAGGCAGAGGGGAAGGATCCTTTTGCAATTGTAAAATTTGATGTAACCCATCATAGCGACGAAATCAGAGATGCTTTTGACGAGTTGGAAAACAAGGATGTGGCAATTGCAGGCCGCTTGATGAGCAAACGTATTATGGGGAAGGCATCCTTTTGCAATATTCAAGATCGTAACGGTAATATGCAGTCCTATGTGAGCCGTAACGATATTGGAGATGAGGAATATGCCGCTTTCAAAAAGTTTGATATTGGCGACATTGTGGGAATCAAAGGCTTTGTTTTCCGTACAAAGACAGGGGAAATTTCTGTGCATGCTAAGGAGGTTACCCTTCTTTCCAAAAGCTTGCAGGTTCTGCCTGAGAAGTTCCATGGCTTAAAAGATCAGGAAATGCGTTATCGCCAAAGATATATGGACTTGATTGTAAACCCTGAGGTAAGGGATACTTTTATTAAGCGTTCCAAAATTATTAGCGAAATCAGAAGATTTTTAGATGGAAAGGGCTTTTTAGAGGTAGAAACCCCTGTATTGCAGACCATTGCAGGTGGTGCATCCGCAAGACCTTTCATCACACATCATAATACACTGGATATTGATATGTACTGCCGTATTGCCCTTGAACTGCCCTTAAAGCGTCTGATTGTAGGCGGTTTTGAAAGAGTTTATGAAATCGGGCGTGTATTCCGTAACGAAGGGATTTCTGTAAGACATAACCCTGAATTTACATTGATGGAGCTATATCAGGCTTATACAGACTATAATGGCATGATGGATATTACTGAGGAAATGTTCCGCACTGTTGCACAAAATGTGTTGGGTGGAACAAAGGTACAGTATGGTGGTCACGAATTAGATTTAGGTCAGCCTTTTGCAAGAAAAACCATGGTTTCTTTGGTAAAAGAATATACCGGTGTAGACTTTGATGCAATAAAGGATACAGAGGAAGCAAAGGCATTGGCAAAGGAACGCCATATTGCTTTTGAAGACCGTCATGTAAAAGGGGATATTCTGTTATTGTTCTTCGAAGAATTTGTAGAAAAGAATTTGGTTCAGCCTACTTTTGTTATTGACTATCCCGTTGAGGTATCTCCATTGACAAAGAGAAAGCCAGAGAACCCTGATTATACAGACCGTTTTGAATTATTTATTGTAGGCCGTGAATATGCAAATGCATATTCCGAGCTGAATGACCCCATTGACCAGCGTGGACGTTTTGAATATCAGGAAATGTTGCGTGAAGCTGGGGACGATGAAGCCAATATGATTGATGAGGATTTCTTAACTGCATTGGAATATGGCATGCCTCCTACCGGTGGTTTGGGTGTAGGTATTGACCGTTTTGTTATGTTGTTGACAGAAGCAGTTTCTATTAGGGACGTAATCTTATTCCCTACTATGAGACCCCTTGATAAATAA
- the greA gene encoding transcription elongation factor GreA has translation MAEKKVVLTYDGLKKLEEELENLKTVKRKEVAEKIKEARGQGDLSENAEYDAAKEEQAEIEARIVVLEKMLRNAEVIDDEEVSNEVVSLGSTIELHDIEFDEVMTYTIVGSAEADPMNGRISNESPVGMALLGHSTGERISIETPDGEAVFEIVSIKR, from the coding sequence ATGGCTGAGAAAAAGGTTGTTTTGACTTATGATGGTTTGAAAAAGCTGGAGGAAGAGCTGGAAAATTTGAAAACTGTCAAAAGAAAAGAAGTGGCAGAAAAGATTAAAGAAGCAAGAGGACAGGGAGACTTGTCTGAAAATGCGGAGTATGATGCTGCAAAGGAAGAACAGGCTGAAATTGAAGCAAGAATTGTTGTTCTAGAAAAAATGCTGCGTAATGCAGAGGTCATTGATGATGAAGAAGTATCCAACGAGGTGGTAAGCCTTGGTTCAACGATAGAGCTTCATGATATAGAATTTGATGAGGTGATGACCTATACCATTGTTGGTTCTGCAGAAGCAGACCCTATGAATGGACGCATTTCCAATGAATCCCCTGTTGGCATGGCGCTTTTGGGTCATTCCACCGGGGAAAGAATCAGCATTGAAACACCTGACGGAGAAGCTGTTTTTGAAATAGTATCGATTAAAAGATAA